The Heyndrickxia acidicola sequence TGTTCGATGTAAACTACTTATTAGTGCTTACATAGAGCAAATAGCATATATATCGGCATTTTTAAATAAATCTTTAACAGATTTTCTTTTATATGGCAAAAAAAATTAAAAACGTCAATTTCCGATAGCTTTTTTAGATGCCTGTGCTGCAGTACCTGTTTTATGAAAAACAGTCTGTATGAAAAATTACTATGTAACAACTTATATAATGGACGAGTTAGTCCTCTAGTTTTGCTAATCTATGTGTTCGGGAAGGGATTCTATGTCTTCGTCTTCATCTAATTTAATAAAAGGTACGTTTATCTTAACGCTTGGTACAATTATCTCAAAAGTTTTGGGGCTTTTTTATGTTATCCCGTTTCGGGAAATTGTAGGGGGGTCTGAGCCAGTAGCCCTGTATGGCTTCGGTTATGTACCCTACAATATTTTCATCAGTATATCCACAGCGGGAATTCCGCTCGCAGTAGCAAAATATATTGCGAAGCATAACGCGCTGGAAGAATACGCAGTAGGGCGGAAGCTGTTTAAATCCAGTACATTTATTATGATAACCTCTGGATTTGTCTGCTTTTTGATCATGTTTTTAACTGCTCCTTATTTTGCGGAGCTTGTAATGGCAGGAAGCCAAAAAGCAAGCTTTGGTGTTGCAGATGTGACAACCGTTATTCGCGCTGTCAGCTATGCATTGATTATTATTCCTGTTATGAGCCTTATCAGGGGATTCTTCCAGGGACATCAAATGATGGGGCCATCGGCTATATCCCAGGTAGTTGAACAAATCGTACGGACAATCTTTTTAATCGGAGGAGCCTATGTCGTCTTAAAGGTGTTTCACGGAAGCATGGTTACCGCAATTAGTCTTGCAACGTTTGCAGCGTTTATCGGCGGGGTTGCCAGCTTGATTTGTTTGTTCTGGTACTGGAAAAAAAGTAAACCAACCTTTGATGAGCTTTTAGTGCATGATCGGGGAACAGTTACGGTTTCTCTTGGAAGTATGTATAAAGAGATCATTCTTTACGCACTTCCTTTCGTATTTGTGGGAATTGCAAACTCGCTTTACCAAATCATTGACCAAGTCACGTTTAAAAGGGCGATGGAAGCAGTCAATGCTGGCAATGCCATTGCGGATCTTGGTGTTTTAAACTTTGATGCCCATAAGCTGGTTATTATTCCTGTCTCACTTGCCACGGCCTTTTCACTAACTTTAGTTCCCTTAATTACAGAATCCTTTGCAGTCGGTGACAAAAAAGTATTAGTACGATCTGTGGACCAAACCTTTCAAATTCTTTTATTCGTGACAGTTCCTGCTGCGATGGGATTATCCATACTGGCAGAGCCTGTCTATACATTATTTTATAATGGTCAAAGCGATATTGGGACTAGTGTATTAATGCATTATGCTCCTGTTGCAATCCTTTTTGCACTTTATTCCGTGACAGCTGCTATTCTTCAGGGGATTAATGAACAGCGATTTACAATTTTGAGTCTTTTGGTAGGCTTGCTCATTAAATTAACCTTAAATATTCCTTTTATCGAAAAATATCATGTGCTGGGTGCGGTTTATACTACAGCATTGGGATACAGTGTATCCATTATTATTAACCTTGTTATCATTAAGCTTTTTGCCAACTATCCATTTAAAATGATCGTAAGAAGGACCATCTTAATTGGCGTATTTAATGTCATTATGTGTGTAGTTGTCATTGCTCTTTACAAGGGTTTAACCATCTTTTTAAGTCCTGCTTCCAAATTTCAGTCCTTCCTCATTATTGTCATTTGCGGAGGTGTCGGAGCATTGGTATACGCTGCTCTTGGACTTAAGTCCAATCTTGCTGACAGGCTGTTTGGAAGTCGTGTACAGCGTATAAAAGCAAAACTGCGGCTTGGATCATAAGAATTATTAAAAAAGGTTTCAATAATAAAAGGAGGTCATTTTCTAATATGGCCTCCTTTTTCTAATCATCCTCTTCTTCCGCGGAGGAAAGGAGGTCGTCAGGCTGCAAAAAAAATCTTTCTTAATTTAACAGTCAAAACTCTGTTTGCTGTTTATGCCGAATGGATTCATGCCTGACATAAGATTTTTGTAATTAGCATATCCCTGTTTTTCCATAGCGTCCATTTTTGCCATCGGAGGCAATTCCATAATTGGGGGTGCCAAACCGGCAGGGGTCAAATTGTTTAATTGAAGCTCAATAAGGAGAATCCTGCGATTCATGCGATCCATATCTTTTTCCATTCTCCTGATCTCTTCCTTTAGCCTAGCATACTCCGGATCCTCCTGTTTTTGAACAGATGCTGTTTGAGGCGCGGTTTGGGGATATGGAGAATGGGGCGTATGCATTCCGTTTTGGATAACTTGCCTGTAGTGCAAACTGAATCACTCCTTTTAATCGTGCATTAAGCTAAAGCGGCGGATAGGATAGCTTTTGAAGTTTGTACGCCGATGAGCAAGACGCTTTCGCTTTTCTTATACATAGGCTATGTGGGCCAAAAGAGAATGTATGGGTGTGTACCCACTTTTTTACCTATTTTCAATCGTTTAGTTAGGCATTCAAGAAAATGATACAGATAAAATGGAAAGGCTCTTTTCGTAAACTTTGTTGCTATTGGAAACAAAAATATATTTAAAATATATATTCAGTATTAAAACTTGTGAATAATACAAAAAGATGCCACGAAGACAGACAACATATGGAATAATCCTTTGTACGTAAATCAACAATCTATGAAAAAACAGCTAATGGAAAAAATATAAAACGTTCATTAAGGGGGAAAATGAAATGAGAATTGATAAACTGCTTTCAAATGCTGGTGTAGGAAGCAGGAAAGAAGTGAAAAAATTATTAAAGGACGGAGCGGTCAAAGTAAATGATGTGATAATGAAGGATGCAAAGACCAAGCTTAATCCAGAGGAGGACGTTGTTACAGTCCATGGTGAACCCGTTGTGTACCGTGAATATGTATATTTTATGATGAATAAACCTCAGGGTGTTATTTCAGCAACAGAGGATTTACGGGACAAGACAGTAATTGATCTGTTAAAAACAGAAGATCGGATTCTAGAGCCCTTTCCAGTAGGGCGTCTGGATAAAGATACCGAGGGGCTTTTGCTGATTACAAATGACGGAGCCCTTGCCCATCAATTGCTTTCACCCAAAAAACACGTGCCAAAAACTTATTTTGCCGTCATCGATGGAGAGGTCAGTGAAAAAGATACGGATGCATTTCGAGAAGGGGTAACACTGGACGATGGTTATCATACAAAGCCTGGAGTGTTGAAAATCTTAAAGACAGGCCTGCGCTCTGATATCGAATTGACTATTACAGAAGGAAAATTTCATCAGGTAAAGCGAATGTTCGAAGCAGTTGGAAAAAGGGTGGTGTATTTGAGGCGTCTTTCCATGGGGCCTCTGCTTCTGGATGAAAGCCTTCAGCTGGGAGAATACCGGGAGCTGAGTGAAGAGGAAGTGGTAAAATTAAAGGAGCATCCTCTGGTGACAGAATAAAGGTGAAATCCTTTCGAATAGAGAAGTTTTCATCAAGGCGTTTTTCGCAAATACTGTATTATTCATAATTAAGTTAGGGCTCTTTTCGTAAACTTTGTTGTTATTTGACATAAAAGATGATGAAAATAACAGGTTTTAAAAAAAACTTGTAAATAGCTTATGAAAAGTTATCACGAAGATGAACGATATGAATTTATCCATTGTAAGTAAAGCAACTATTTATGCGAGAACAGCCTTCATCAAAAAACGAACAAAAGAACTGAATCTTTCATTGGGATTCAGTTCTTTTGTTCGTTTTACAAGGTGTTTATACAAAATGCTCGTCTTGTTCACGAGCGCCTTTTAAGACAATATTTATTTTTAAGATGAAATTCGAACTCTTTTTTCTGTTGTTGTCCAGGTTCCGCGGTGCGGACTTTTAATTAAGTCGTTGTATGCCAGTACATTTAAATCTCTTTGAATAGTACGCGGAGTGATGCCGAACTCATCTACAAGTTCCTGGGTCGTAACTGCACCATTTTCCTTGATAAACACGTAGATTGATTTAATTCGGGTTAACATTCTATTCGTTGAAGGTTTCAAAAAACCACTCCCTCATCTTTTTTCCTAAGACAAAGACTGCGGACGGCTTCTATTGAGGAAATAATTCCTCCTTGATTAAATGTTTAATTCCAGTAGACAACTCCTTTTCTTAAACTTATTTACAAATCTAAGATGCGGACACTTATATTGTACACTTAACACATTTAATTTACAAACATAAAGCTAAAATTTCTCCTACTAATAGCCTATGAATATGGCTTGCAAGTATGACTGTTTCATTCTCTTAGTGTATAAAAGGAATGAATTAGAAATGATCCTTAATATCCCGGAGCCTCGGGCTGTCTTATAATATTTATTTCAAGTTTTAAAAAGGGTAAAATATAAAGAGCTAGTATTATATATCCCTAAAAAGGAGTTTTTAATCATGACTACTATTAATTGGATGAAAGAAGTAGAAAAAAGACAAGACGATTTGATAAAGGATTTACAAGGTTTATTACATATTAAAAGTGTGCTGGATGAAGAAAATGCAACCGAAGATGCTCCTTTAGGAAAAGGTGTGAAGGAAGCGTTGGATTACTTATTAGATCTTGGAAACAAGGACGGCTTTATAAGCAAGAATGTCGGCAATCTGGCCGGGCACCTGGAAATGGGAGAAGGAAAGGGGCTAGTCGGGATATTATGTCACGTGGATGTGGTGCCTGAAGGAGATGGCTGGAGTGTTGACCCTTATTCCGGAGTTATAAAGGATGGGAAGATTTTTGCAAGAGGATCCAGTGATGATAAGGGTCCGACGCTGGCAGCCTATTATGGGATGAAAATTGTGAAAGAACTGGGGCTGCCTCTTGAGAAAAGGGTCCGCTTGATTGTTGGTACAGATGAGGAAAGTGATTGGCGCTGTGTTGATCATTATTTTGAGCGTGAAGAGATGCCGGATATGGGGTTTGCACCTGATGGTGATTTTCCGATTATAAATGCAGAAAAAGGGATAGCCGATTATGATCTTGTATTTAAACCTGAAGCTGAAGCAAATTCAGCCAATGTGCGTTTGGTTTCTTTTCATTCTGGAAGACGCTACAACATGGTACCAGACCATGCGGAAGCAAAGCTTCAAGTGAATGGAAATAAAGGGGATATTTCGGAGGAGTTCCAGAAATTTATGCAAAATGCTTCTTTAAAAGGGAAAATTTTTGAGGAAAATGGTGAAATTTCTCTTGTATTAGAAGGAAAATCAGCACATGGAATGGAACCTAATAATGGAGTGAATGCCGGGCTTCAGCTTGCTAAATTTTTATATGATTATTCTGAGCAATTGAATGGGGGCGGAAAACAGTTCATTGATTTCGCTGTTCAATTCTTATATGAACAATCGCGCGGTGAAGGATTTGGCATAAAATACTCAGATGAGATTACTGGTGACCTGACGATGAATGTCGGAAGGCTGGACTACAACGAGGAAAACGGAGGGCGCTTTGGAATTAATATGCGCTATCCAGTGACATTCAATATGGAGAGCGGCTTAAAGTCAATTAAAGAAATTCTTGAGAAAAATGGATATACTTTAGAAAACTTTTCTGACTCCAAGCCTCATCATGTCGATAAGAATGAGCCGCTTATTAAGACACTTCAGAAAGTTTATGAAGACCAAACAGGTGAAAAAGCTGAGCTTCTGGCGATTGGCGGCGGGACCTATGCCCGTTCTTTAACAACTGGTGTTGCTTTTGGAGCTTTGTTTCCTGGCCGTCCGGATGTCATGCACCAAAAAGATGAGTTTATGTTTGTTGAAGATTTATTTAAAGCAACAGCCATTTATGCTCAGGCCATTTTTGAATTGGCTGGCAGGAATAACTAAAAAAAGATTTTAACAGACAGGGGGATTACTTTGGAGAAAATTATTTTTAACGGGGAATTAGTTGAACGCACTGGAATCAACATTGATATTGAAGATCGCGGGTACCAATTTGGTGACGGCATTTATGAGGTAATAAGGGTCTATAACGGAAAGCTGTTTACAAAGGAAGAGCATATTAAACGGCTGTACGAAAGTGCAGAAAAAATTTCCATGGAACTCCCCTATGACAGGAACTCCCTTGAAGAGCAGCTTGAAAATCTGGTAAAAGAGAATCAATTAAAGACCGGAATTATTTATCTGCAATTTACACGCGGCGTTGCAATGCGGGCACATGGATTTCCGGGAGATGATGTTGTTCCGGTATTTATTGCCTATACCAGGGAAGTTGAAAGACCAGAGTCCTCTATGAAAAATGGAGTAAAAGGGATTTTAGTGGATGACATCCGCTGGCTGCGCTGTGACATAAAAAGCCTGAACTTGCTTGGCAATATCCTGGCTAAACAGGAAGCAGCAAATCATGGCTGTTTCGAAGCCATTCAGCATCGTTCCAATATTGTTACAGAAGGGTCATCTTCAAATGCATTTGTTATCAAGAATGGAGAACTATGGACTCATCCGGCTACAAACCTCATTTTAAATGGAATTACCAGAAGGGTAATTCTGGACATTTGCAAAGAACAGGGAATTCAAGTAATAGAGAAGCCTTTTACAGTGGATGAGCTTTTGGATGCTGACGAAATATTTATTTCGAGTACGACTTCTGAAATTATGCCGATTGTGCAGTTAGCCAAAAATACCAAATCGGATATTCTGCTAAATGAAAAAACAATCGGGGATGGTAAGCCGGGTCAATTGACACGTAAGCTTCAAGAGCTTTTTGAAAAGGAAATTGAGAAGCAGTGTTATTCAGCTAGACTCTTTTCGTAAACTTTGTTGCTGTTTAATTGAGTTTTATGTGAAAACATCTTTAATAATCAAATGGTAAAGCAGATAGCAGCAATAGGGCTATCTGCTTTTTTGTTGCTCTTTTTCGTAAACTTTGTTGCTCTTTTTCGTAAACTTTGTTGCTCTTTTCCTAAACTTTGTTGCTAT is a genomic window containing:
- a CDS encoding putative polysaccharide biosynthesis protein encodes the protein MSSSSSNLIKGTFILTLGTIISKVLGLFYVIPFREIVGGSEPVALYGFGYVPYNIFISISTAGIPLAVAKYIAKHNALEEYAVGRKLFKSSTFIMITSGFVCFLIMFLTAPYFAELVMAGSQKASFGVADVTTVIRAVSYALIIIPVMSLIRGFFQGHQMMGPSAISQVVEQIVRTIFLIGGAYVVLKVFHGSMVTAISLATFAAFIGGVASLICLFWYWKKSKPTFDELLVHDRGTVTVSLGSMYKEIILYALPFVFVGIANSLYQIIDQVTFKRAMEAVNAGNAIADLGVLNFDAHKLVIIPVSLATAFSLTLVPLITESFAVGDKKVLVRSVDQTFQILLFVTVPAAMGLSILAEPVYTLFYNGQSDIGTSVLMHYAPVAILFALYSVTAAILQGINEQRFTILSLLVGLLIKLTLNIPFIEKYHVLGAVYTTALGYSVSIIINLVIIKLFANYPFKMIVRRTILIGVFNVIMCVVVIALYKGLTIFLSPASKFQSFLIIVICGGVGALVYAALGLKSNLADRLFGSRVQRIKAKLRLGS
- a CDS encoding pseudouridine synthase gives rise to the protein MRIDKLLSNAGVGSRKEVKKLLKDGAVKVNDVIMKDAKTKLNPEEDVVTVHGEPVVYREYVYFMMNKPQGVISATEDLRDKTVIDLLKTEDRILEPFPVGRLDKDTEGLLLITNDGALAHQLLSPKKHVPKTYFAVIDGEVSEKDTDAFREGVTLDDGYHTKPGVLKILKTGLRSDIELTITEGKFHQVKRMFEAVGKRVVYLRRLSMGPLLLDESLQLGEYRELSEEEVVKLKEHPLVTE
- a CDS encoding DeoR family transcriptional regulator, whose translation is MKPSTNRMLTRIKSIYVFIKENGAVTTQELVDEFGITPRTIQRDLNVLAYNDLIKSPHRGTWTTTEKRVRISS
- the pepV gene encoding dipeptidase PepV, producing MTTINWMKEVEKRQDDLIKDLQGLLHIKSVLDEENATEDAPLGKGVKEALDYLLDLGNKDGFISKNVGNLAGHLEMGEGKGLVGILCHVDVVPEGDGWSVDPYSGVIKDGKIFARGSSDDKGPTLAAYYGMKIVKELGLPLEKRVRLIVGTDEESDWRCVDHYFEREEMPDMGFAPDGDFPIINAEKGIADYDLVFKPEAEANSANVRLVSFHSGRRYNMVPDHAEAKLQVNGNKGDISEEFQKFMQNASLKGKIFEENGEISLVLEGKSAHGMEPNNGVNAGLQLAKFLYDYSEQLNGGGKQFIDFAVQFLYEQSRGEGFGIKYSDEITGDLTMNVGRLDYNEENGGRFGINMRYPVTFNMESGLKSIKEILEKNGYTLENFSDSKPHHVDKNEPLIKTLQKVYEDQTGEKAELLAIGGGTYARSLTTGVAFGALFPGRPDVMHQKDEFMFVEDLFKATAIYAQAIFELAGRNN
- the dat gene encoding D-amino-acid transaminase translates to MEKIIFNGELVERTGINIDIEDRGYQFGDGIYEVIRVYNGKLFTKEEHIKRLYESAEKISMELPYDRNSLEEQLENLVKENQLKTGIIYLQFTRGVAMRAHGFPGDDVVPVFIAYTREVERPESSMKNGVKGILVDDIRWLRCDIKSLNLLGNILAKQEAANHGCFEAIQHRSNIVTEGSSSNAFVIKNGELWTHPATNLILNGITRRVILDICKEQGIQVIEKPFTVDELLDADEIFISSTTSEIMPIVQLAKNTKSDILLNEKTIGDGKPGQLTRKLQELFEKEIEKQCYSARLFS